TGGTCTGTGGACTTGTCCTGATGTAGTCTGACTGCATGAAATTTTGGTGGCAATATTCTTGGAATGGGTGTGTGCATGACAACTTGTCTGCTTTTACTGTAAATCAACTTGTTCAACTTCTTAGGGCTGGTGATCATagctcaaattttgattttgggttAAGCTTTCTCATTAAATAATTGGACGTGATTGGTCTATGCTTTCAGGATGTTGGACCGAGCGGAAGACTCAACAAAGAACAGAATGAATGGCTATTTCAGAATCCAAATACTTTGGTAGAACAAGAAAATAACAACACACTTACGCAATCAAAAACAGTAAGCTAATCAGAACGAAAACGaacaaaaaataggaagaggacACTAAAAATTtatcgtggttcacccaaagggctacgtccacgttgagctgaGTAAGAAAGAGCTCACTGTACTATATCAAGTAGGGTTACAAAGATCCGAACAAACAGACTGTACATCAATGGTCCTTCTAATAAAATAGTGTCACAATCATCAAATAAAGATTAGAAGCAAACCTAAGAACCAGAGATTACAGCAAGAAACAAATCTATACAAATCAAAGATAGAGCTTACTCCAAAACCCACAGCCAATCGATATCCCttcttccctcttttctttctgCAATTTCTTTTGTCTGATTTACTATCCCGAGGCATTGTTCCATTTATATGAGAGTTGAACAGCTGAGATAGGATATGATAAAGGCAGCATCAATGGCTATCTGTTAATTGTAGAGCACGATTAACAGAAAGGCAATAAGGACAAGCAAAAGGGTGTCGGGCAAAGCAAGGACAATCAAGAGGCGCCAGACAGCAGTGAAGAGGCCCTTGATGGTTGCAATTTGGCGTTCCATCAGCCGTCCACGTGGACTGTTGAGGTTGCCGAATCCCTCCAATCAAGACGGCAACATTTTGATGCTTCACCCACAACAATCTCCTCCTTGAAGCATCAAGAGGAGAGTGAACCCAATACTCGGAAAAATAGTGCAGCATGCTTCAATTTCTTACCATCATCGCTCTAGTCAGTTGAAGGATTAACCAACATCATTGTGCAGCAAACTCAAGCAAAGCTTGAACTTGGCTGCGGTCAAAATCTTGGTTCCCACATCAGTTGGATTTTCCTCGGTAGATACCTTTTTAATCATCACAATTCCATTTGTTACCAATTCTCAAACAAAGTAAAACTTTACCTCAATGTGCTTAGACCTCTCATGATATACCGGATTTTTACAGAGGTGGATAGCACTTTGACTGTCTGAGAACACCAccactttgctttgaagcaaaTTGATTTCCCTCAGGAGGccttgaagccatatggcttcttTAAAGGCATCAGTGATTGCCATGTATTCTGTCTCAGTGGAAGACAATGCAACTAGAGGCTGCAATTGTGACTTCCAACTGATGCAATTACCTCCCAATGTGAAAAAGTAAGTTGTAGTGGATTTCCTGGAGTCTTTATCACCTGCAAAATCTGAATCTACATACCCCACAAGATAAAGATTATCATATCTTCTTTTATAACACAAACCAATGTCAACAGAACCATTTATATATCTAAACAAGTATTTCAAGGCATCCCAATGAGGTTTCCCAGGGTTTGACATGTATCTACTTAGTAAGGAAAATTGAATAAGTAAGGTCAGGCCTAGTACTAATCATAGAATACATAATGGTTCCTATGGCATTTGCATAAGGTACATTTTCCATCTTAATGATTTCAGAATTTGAAGTGGGACACTGAGCTTTTGAAAGCAAGAAGTGACCAGCTAAAGGGATCGATACAGTTTTACAATTATTCATGCCAAATCTTTGCACAGCCTTTAACAAGTAATCATGTTGCTgtatttttaaactgaaattgcttctatttctttctattttcattcctaggattttcttagcatgccctaagtctttcatgtcaaatttcatatttaacatagattttaatTCACTGATTTTGGACTTGGATTTGCTAATTAAcagaatatcatctacatatagcaGCAAATAAATAGGGATATCGAAAAGGGTAAAATAGAAGCAATTATCATACTGACTCCTAACAAAGCCAATTTCAGAGACAAATTGgtcaaatttcttataccattgtctaggTGACTATTTTAGGCCATACAATGATTTCTTTAATAAACAGACATGCTTAGGTTTAATTGATTCAGTATACCCAACCGGCTGTACCATATATATTTGTTCTTCCAAGTCACCATGCAGGAAGGCTGTCTTAACATGtagttgttcaagttctaagTCAAAATGAACCGTAACAGCTAGCATTAAACGGATAGTTTTAAACTTGACAACTGgggaaaatatttcattataatttaTTCCCTCTCTTTGGGTAAAACCCTTTGCAACTAATCGTGCCTTGTATTTAATTAGTTCAGAGGGTGACATACCCTCTTTTAATTTGTACAGCCACTTACATTGGATTAATTTTTGATCCTTTGGTCTGGGAACAAGTTCTCAAGTTCTATTTGCAGCAAGAGATGCCATTTCTTCATCCATGACTTGCTGTCATTTAACACTGTCTTGAGAGTTGACAGCCTCCTCAAAAGTAGAAAGCTCACTATCCCTCAATTCATACCCAGCAACTAAGGCACAGTAAACTAAATCTGAATATACATATCTGGAGGGTGGTCTCACTGCCCTCCTGCTCCTATCCCTGGCTAGTTGATAGTCACTAAGATCCTGTTGGGGAACATTGGTTTGTTCCTCCTCAATCTCAGGGTTTTCTGTTTGTTCCTCTTGATCAGAATTTTGATCAGAGGTATGGTTAGTGGAGGAAGGAACATTCCCCAAATCTGGTCCAAATGAGGCTGGAGCACCAGACGTGTTATTTCCCACAACTGGTTGCTCCACCTGAATTTGAGTATCCTCTAGAATAGTATGATCATCTAGTTTTCTCTTATCATTGGATTCTTCTATGTTTGTTGTCTTACAAGGGAATTTAGATTCATTGAATATGACATCTCTACTAATGATTATCCTAACTCCACCTGAATGCCTATCCCACAACCTATATCCCTTAGTACCTTCTTGGTAGCCtacaaacacacattttttgGATCTGGGTTCTAACTTTCCTTCAGATTGATGAGCATATGCCTCACAATCAAAAACTCTTAGGTAttcaaaatttactttcttaCCAGTCCACATTTCTTCAGGGCATTTGAATTTTAGGATTGTTGAAGGGCTTCTGTTGATTAAATAAGATGCTGTTGAAAGGGCCTCACCCCAAAAAGATTTAGGCATTCCTAAGGTAAAAATAATGCACCTAACTTATTCAAATAAGGTCCTATTCATTCTTttagccaccccattttgttggggtgtatttCTAACAGTCTTATGCCTAAGTATGCCTTGTGAATTACAATATGCATTAAATTCTCTATTACAAAATTCCAATCCATTGTCTGTTCTTAACACCTTAATCTTCTTATCAGTTTGGTTTTCTACTAAAATcttccatgttttaaatttttctaatgtCTGATCCTTGGTTTTTAGTAGGAATACCTAAACTTTTCTAGTGTAATCATCTACAATGGAAAGGAAATACCTGTTACCACCATAGGAGGGAACCTAGGAAGGTCCTCACAAATCAGCATGCAGGTATTCTAGGAATACCTTTGCCAGGTGAGTCCCTTGATGGAAACTCAACCTATGTTGCTTGCCCAGGATACATGGCTCACAGAAATCCAAGGATTCGGCAAACACTAGTCCAAGGTAGCCTTGGTTTTTCAGTGCCTGCAGACCTTTCaggctcatgtgaccaagtctcaagtgccataTATCTATCTCATCAGATTTTATAATGCAAGCAGAATGCATATTAACAAAAGGATGATAGCAGCCATTTAAAATGTACAAACCATATTTCTTAGTGCTAGACTTGATTAGATTATCACCTTTAAGAACATGCATGAAACCATTCTCTGCTTTATATAAAAAACCTAACTCATCAAGTGTGCCTAGAGATATTAAGTTTCTCTTTAAGCCTGGTACATACCTCACATCAGTTAGGATTCTCACTTTGTTATCATGCAGTTTTAAAGGTATATCACCAATTCCCTGTACACTACATGATTGATTATTTCCTATATAAACTGTACCAATTTCCTTTTgattaaagttttgaaaccattctctattagggcacatatgaaaagaacaaccGGAATCCATTACCCACTCATTTTCAATAGATGAGCTAGAGACAGTAAGAACTTCAGCTAGACAGTTTGAAC
This genomic stretch from Diospyros lotus cultivar Yz01 chromosome 1, ASM1463336v1, whole genome shotgun sequence harbors:
- the LOC127793938 gene encoding secreted RxLR effector protein 161-like; translated protein: MSNPGKPHWDALKYLFRYINGSVDIGLCYKRRYDNLYLVGYVDSDFAGDKDSRKSTTTYFFTLGGNCISWKSQLQPLVALSSTETEYMAITDAFKEAIWLQGLLREINLLQSKVVVFSDSQSAIHLCKNPVSTEENPTDVGTKILTAAKFKLCLSLLHNDVG